A DNA window from Callospermophilus lateralis isolate mCalLat2 unplaced genomic scaffold, mCalLat2.hap1 Scaffold_1954, whole genome shotgun sequence contains the following coding sequences:
- the LOC143640357 gene encoding FERM domain-containing protein 1-like: protein MAPAQSLGGSFLRATSSPAPNVSRDSGLKIEDSPARGSCTLLEGPAQPGGSKGGAWESEPTRGCPHGALWTCEVVQLSCPGLLQGADELALAGGVLSSQLAEQKGPRGKVPPGAVTPARSWLWGQYKQEELGRQRLVLREACMQPSGANPGDSKMTSEHRDVLVLLPAQKQLRLAVGVRARARELFQQVCSVLGLREARFSGLSVVRDNEHVFMDLELRLSKYFSEDWKRGTQGGWRPRAPFVTSLRVQYYVEHGRVMSDQVARHLYYCSLKERVLQSQCAHREEAYFLLAALALQADLGSHRKPPHVGRYFEPQAYFPQWVIAKRGVDYILRHVPTVHREQQELSPQAAVLRFIRDACQLEDVPVHFFRLYKDKKPEHPTFLLGLTLKGMHIYQGKKLEIHPAGLPPSRKLVFYTGFPWRSRHLLRLLRSSHQFYLSVKPLLQRLQLLDEAEEKKHYQEAYISDPLELDPELASRHKRDTGPHHHHRLSLSSADSHGSAHTLGTEADSQHAESGEVSVDEPVEAEGLCRKMPSISFRDSGGSKASCSGPFTVVQVPLARTRGQSTEVLHKVREAEPSGREALHSHSLDHTHQLQPAPCPAPASHTCAFSCSLAGLLVPQEARAALCGKRSMNCLSLDLLREGASLQEFVV, encoded by the exons ATGGCGCCGGCACAGTCCCTGGGTGGCTCTTTCCTGCGGGCAACCTCGTCCCCAGCCCCAAACGTGAGCCGCGACTCAGGACTGAAGATTGAGGACTCCCCAGCCCGGGGCTCCTGCACCCTTCTGGAAGGTCCTGCCCAGCCCGGAGGGTCCAAGGGAGGCGCGTGGGAGTCGGAGCCCACCCGCGGATGCCCCCATGGAGCCTTGTGGACCTGCGAGGTTGTCCAGCTCAG CTGTCCCGGCCTGCTGCAGGGGGCCGATGAGCTGGCTCTGGCCGGAGGAGTCCTCAGCTCCCAGCTAGCGGAACAGAAAGGGCCCCGCGGCAAGGTCCCTCCAGGAGCTGTGACTCCAGCACGTTCCTGGCTCTGGGGCCAGTACAAGCAGGAG GAGCTTGGCCGGCAGAGGCTGGTCCTGAGAGAGGCTTGTATGCAGCCCAGTGGAGCCAACCCTGGGGACAGCAAGATGACCTCAGAGCACAGGGATGTCCTCGTGCTGCTGCCCGCCCAGAAGCAGCTGCGGCTGGCAGTAGGG GTGAGGGCCAGGGCGCGGGAGCTGTTCCAGCAGGTGTGCAGCGTGCTGGGCCTCCGGGAGGCCCGCTTCTCCGGCCTCAGCGTGGTCAGAG ACAATGAGCacgtgttcatggacttggagctCAGGCTCAGCAAGTACTTCTCAGAGGACTGGAAGAGAGGAACTCAA GGAGGCTGGAGGCCCCGCGCGCCCTTCGTCACCTCCCTCAGAGTGCAGTACTACGTGGAGCACGGGAGGGTCATGAG CGACCAGGTGGCCCGGCACCTGTACTACTGCAGCCTGAAGGAGCGGGTGCTGCAGTCCCAGTGCGCACACAGGGAGGAGGCCTACTTCCTGCTGGCCGCCCTCGCGCTGCAGGCCGACCTGGGCAGCCACCGCAAGCCGCCGCACGTCGGGCGGTACTTCGAGCCGCAGGCCTATTTCCCACAGTGG GTCATTGCCAAGAGGGGTGTCGACTATATCCTCCGGCACGTGCCCACCGTGCACCGCGAGCAGCAGGAGCTGAGCCCCCAGGCAGCTGTGCTGAGGTTCATCAGGGACGCCTGTCAGCTCGAGGACGTGCCTGTCCACTTCTTCAGGCTGTACAAG GATAAGAAGCCTGAGCACCCCACTTTCCTCCTGGGACTCACCCTCAAGGGAATGCATATCTATCAG GGAAAGAAGCTGGAGATCCATCCCGCTGGGCTGCCCCCATCCCGGAAGCTGGTTTTCTACACGGGTTTTCCCTGGCGCTCCCGGCACCTGCTCCGGCTGCTCCGCTCCAGCCACCAGTTCTACCTCAGTGTGAAGCCCCTGCTGCAGCGGCTGCAGCTGCTGGATGAGGCTGAAG AGAAGAAGCACTACCAGGAGGCCTACATCAGCGACCCGCTGGAGCTGGACCCAGAGCTGGCCAGCAGGCACAAGAGAGACACTGGCCCGCACCACCACCACCGCCTCTCGCTCAGCTCTGCTGACAGCCACGGCAGTGCCCACACACTGGGCACAGAGGCCGACTCTCAGCATGCAGAATCTGGGGAGGTGTCTGTGGATGAGCCCGTAGAGGCTGAGGGCCTCTGCAGGAAGATGCCGTCCATCAGCTTCAGGGACAGCGGGGGCAGCAAAG cctcctgctcGGGGCCCTTCACAGTGGTGCAGGTCCCGCTGGCCAGGACCAGAGGCCAGAGCACCGAGGTCCTACACAAG GTCCGGGAGGCGGAGCCCAGCGGCAGGGAGGCCCTGCACAGCCACAGCCTGGACCACACGCATCAGCTCCAGCCAGCCCCTTGCCCTGCACCTGCCTCTCACACCTGTGCCTTCAGCTGCTCCCTGGCAGGGCTGCTGGTGCCCCAGGAGGCCAGGGCTGCCCTCTGTGGCAAGAGGTCCATGAACTGTCTCTCCCTGGACCTGCTCAGGGAGGGCGCGTCCTTGCAGGAGTTTGTGGTGTAG